From a region of the Erinaceus europaeus chromosome 14, mEriEur2.1, whole genome shotgun sequence genome:
- the KNDC1 gene encoding kinase non-catalytic C-lobe domain-containing protein 1 isoform X7, with translation MESPRFREDGEDLDFYFQPLPPLAEDEENVSLADILSLRARGLSEQEAWAVGLECGLSLHKVAHAGLFQTLCITPDTLAFDTSGHVSFMEQLSDDPEGAFVPPEFDDTGNTFEKGQLSGV, from the exons ATGGAGTCCCCCCGCTTCAGGGAGGACGGGGAGGACCTGGACTTCTACTTCCAGCCTCTGCCCCCCCTGGCCGAGGATGAG GAGAATGTGTCCCTGGCCGACATTCTGTCCCTGAGGGCCCGCGGGTTGAGCGAGCAGGAGGCCTGGGCTGTGGGCCTGGAGTGTGGCCTGTCCCTGCACAAGGTGGCCCATGCCGGCCTCTTCCAGACTCTCTGCATCACGCCCGACACCCTGGCCTTTGACACCAGCGGCCATGTCAGCTTCATGGAACAGCTCAGCG ATGACCCTGAGGGCGCCTTTGTCCCCCCAGAGTTCGACGACACTGGGAACACCTTTGAG AAGGGACAGCTGTCTGGCGTCTGA
- the KNDC1 gene encoding kinase non-catalytic C-lobe domain-containing protein 1 isoform X4: MESPRFREDGEDLDFYFQPLPPLAEDEENVSLADILSLRARGLSEQEAWAVGLECGLSLHKVAHAGLFQTLCITPDTLAFDTSGHVSFMEQLSDDPEGAFVPPEFDDTGNTFEAHVYSLGATLKAALDFMGEPEPEPEPRLSHELEALLDRMQALDPRERPDLQSVIVLCEQKLWPVSSCRLCRSLSAVGRRVLSIESFGAFPDISENTWTGRLAPRTVGTRRRPPDPADAGDPQTPSREDPGQPRALKPLFSAPLRNGQSLSLQRLGSLVLGPQPGCPGRSSLRKVRTLSWLLPEAPEAGPTEASPEGRHGHSSTRPQPEPWQGKSGASVQAALEEKVTPAAQHPPKARSAAQSAGAPEGALDSAEDPGSLTEQAVSLQTLLSTLGRPLKEYELWALSHACLSALWTQRQHPAYLCPDSVLVAKDGAVFFRPPPANGAHNAFFLAPEVAEQKLVTEKASVYCMAAVLWTAARFCVPQGQKLALPHRLKALLLDMARRSPRERPAPAEAVKVCGAYLLQRGMDSRKVLAHLLTATCKVDHQEETISLQTSLSPEDPRVAPAHLPSSGFMPIRGDTRLVPCQEPMPGQGATELPLALNSAATDFRPILLSRDIGVAREDLADSPEEHGDWQDEQSKGQWVRGAAPDLESPQLEAASPGQELELRALAPGLPTSSSPPSMAHTPLEHQQEAQPPIAAPHHTLGPQYPEPTASTHAHRPPPAGPPRVTDPPSPGQEPRGPHPASANAESLGDPPHGEQDGQAPSGPPQQPRPAREPSGVDTPAPRGPAGPSLQEAMSLIQEHFASDGYPDNGLETLIMGEYIFGLRDLTFSTFCGAVSEKFCDLFWGEKLLLSLFSVVNGHRTFEEPPSQPGPGCTLSSTRTPQLGEGTEQLPAACRDQAPCPPSAPAPVDGLSRGNFEVGFRSQRPVSVQDTRPALHGEAHPEGSADAGAQPAPPGEARPAAAWSCGPGWGSAFYEADCFGPDVQKYLQDLGVHGATQGAPTSAHSMGLEQQLLMEKRNFRKTLKFYQKLLQKEKRNKGSEVKSMVTRLKGQLEEMRSRVRFLGLVRRYLQVVYAEQWGLEPSMLPVIVHLAGAPCDSLALSPLDESSSLIFYNVSKQVCGGQQSRARVLQAGTPLGLMAYLYSRHP; the protein is encoded by the exons ATGGAGTCCCCCCGCTTCAGGGAGGACGGGGAGGACCTGGACTTCTACTTCCAGCCTCTGCCCCCCCTGGCCGAGGATGAG GAGAATGTGTCCCTGGCCGACATTCTGTCCCTGAGGGCCCGCGGGTTGAGCGAGCAGGAGGCCTGGGCTGTGGGCCTGGAGTGTGGCCTGTCCCTGCACAAGGTGGCCCATGCCGGCCTCTTCCAGACTCTCTGCATCACGCCCGACACCCTGGCCTTTGACACCAGCGGCCATGTCAGCTTCATGGAACAGCTCAGCG ATGACCCTGAGGGCGCCTTTGTCCCCCCAGAGTTCGACGACACTGGGAACACCTTTGAG GCTCACGTCTACTCACTGGGTGCCACACTCAAGGCCGCCCTGGACTTCATGGGGGAGCCGGAGCCAGAGCCGGAGCCCAGGCTGAGCCACGAGCTGGAGGCCCTGCTGGACCGGATGCAGGCACTGGACCCCAGAGAGCGGCCAGACCTGCAG AGCGTTATCGTGCTGTGTGAGCAGAAGCTGTGGCCAGTGTCCTCCTGCCGCCTGTGTCGCAGCCTCTCAGCCGTGGGGAGACGAGTACTGTCCATCGAGTCCTTTGGGGCCTTTCCAG ACATCAGCGAGAACACCTGGACAGGGAGGCTGGCCCCGAGGACTGTGGGGACGAGGAGACGGCCCCCAGACCCCGCTGACGCCGGGGACCCCCAGACTCCCAGCCGTGAAGACCCAGGCCAGCCCAGAGCCCTCAAGCCTCTGTTCTCAGCACCTCTGAGAAACGGCCAGAGCCTGAGCCTGCAGAGGCTGGGCAGCCTGGTCCTGGGCCCACAGCCCGGCTGCCCAGGCCGGAGCAGCCTGAGGAAAGTGCGCACATTGTCCTGGCTCCTGCCTGAAGCACCCGAGGCCGGCCCCACAGAGGCCTCTCCAGAGGGCAGACATGGCCACAGCAGCACCCGGCCTCAGCCTGAGCCCTGGCAGGGCAAGAGCGGGGCCTCTGTCCAGGCGGCCCTGGAGGAGAAAGTCACGCCCGCAGCCCAGCACCCCCCAAAGGCCCGCTCAGCTGCCCAGTCAGCCGGAGCTCCTGAGGGGGCCCTGGACAGTGCCGAGGACCCAGGATCACTCACTGAGCAG GCCGTCTCCCTGCAGACCCTCCTGTCCACGCTGGGCCGGCCTCTGAAGGAGTATGAGCTGTGGGCTCTGTCCCATGCCTGCCTCAGCGCCCTGTGGACACAGCGCCAGCACCCAG CCTACCTGTGTCCAGACTCCGTGCTGGTGGCCAAGGATGGGGCAGTGTTTTTCAGGCCACCACCGGCCAATG GTGCTCACAACGCCTTCTTCCTGGCCCCCGAGGTTGCAGAGCAGAAGCTGGTGACAGAAAAG GCCTCCGTGTACTGCATGGCCGCGGTGCTGTGGACAGCAGCCAGGTTCTGTGTCCCCCAAGGCCAGAAGTTGGCACTACCCCACCGGCTCAAGGCTCTGCTGTTAGACATGGCCAGACGCAGCCCTCGAGAGCGGCCGGCCCCTGCGGAGGCCGTCAAG GTCTGTGGCGCCTACCTCCTGCAGAGAGGCATGGACAGCAGGAAGGTCCTGGCCCACCTGCTCACAGCCACCTGCAAG GTGGACCACCAGGAAGAAACCATCAGCCTGCAGACCTCTCTGTCTCCAGAGGACCCTCGGGTGGCTCCTGCCCACCTACCCAGCTCAG GTTTCATGCCAATCAGAGGGGACACCAGACTGGTCCCCTGCCAGGAACCCATGCCCGGTCAGGGGGCCACGGAGCTGCCCCTGGCTCTCAACTCGGCTGCCACCGACTTCAGGCCCATCCTGCTCTCGAGAGACATCGGCGTGGCCAG GGAGGACCTGGCCGACAGTCCTGAGGAGCACGGTGACTGGCAGGATGAGCAGAGCAAGGGTCAGTGGGTCCGGGGAGCAGCCCCCGACCTGGAGTCGCCCCAGCTGGAAGCAGCAAGCCCTGGCCAGGAGCTGGAGCTGAGAGCATTGGCCCCGGGGCTGCCCACCTCGTCTAGCCCACCCTCGATGGCGCACACACCCCTAGAGCATCAGCAGGAGGCACAGCCCCCCATAGCAGCTCCCCACCACACCCTGGGGCCCCAATACCCGGAGCCCACAGCCAGCACCCATGCCCACAGGCCACCCCCAGCTGGACCACCCCGGGTCACAGACCCCCCAAGCCCAGGTCAGGAGCCCAGGGGGCCCCACCCGGCTAGTGCAAATGCAGAGAGCCTCGGGGACCCACCACACGGGGAGCAGGACGGCCAGGCCCCCAGTGGCCCCCCTCAGCAGCCCAGGCCAGCCAGGGAGCCGTCTGGAGTGGACACCCCAGCCCCCCGTGGCCCAGCTGGCCCCTCGCTGCAGGAGGCCATGAGCCTCATCCAAGAGCACTTCGCCTCTGATGGATACCCGGACAACGGGTTGGAGACCCTCATCATGG GCGAGTACATCTTTGGGCTGAGAGATCTCACCTTCTCCACCTTCTGTGGTGCCGTGTCCGAGAAGTTCTGTGACCTGTTCTGGGGCGAGAAGCTGCTGCTCAGCCTGTTCTCCGTGGTTAATGGGCACAG GACCTTTGAGGAGCCCCCATCCCAGCCCGGGCCAGGCTGCACCCTGTCCAGCACGCGAACCCCACAGCTTGGAGAAG GGACAGAGCAgctgcctgcagcctgcaggGACCAGGCCCCTTGCCCACCCTCCGCCCCGGCTCCTGTGGATGGGCTCTCGAGGGGCAACTTTGAGGTGGGCTTCCGGTCACAAAGGCCTGTCAGCGTGCAGGACACCAGGCCAGCGCTACATGGGGAGGCCCACCCGGAAGGGTCCGCAGACGCAGGGGCTCAGCCAGCGCCGCCCGGGGAGGCACGTCCAGCTGCAGCGTGGAGCTGCGGTCCAGGCTGGGGCAGTGCCTTCTACGAGGCCGACTGCTTCGGCCCTGACGTGCAGAAGTACCTGCAGGACCTGGGGGTGCATGGGGCCACCCAGGGGGCCCCCACCAGTGCCCACAGCATG GGGCTGGAGCAGCAGCTTCTGATGGAGAAGAGAAACTTCCGGAAGACCCTAAAGTTCTACCAGAAGCTCCTACAGAAGGAGAAGCGGAATAAAG GCTCAGAGGTGAAGAGCATGGTGACCAGGCTGAAGGGGCAGCTGGAGGAGATGAGGTCCAGGGTGCGCTTCCTCGGGCTGGTCAGGAGGTACCTGCAG GTGGTGTACGCTGAGCAGTGGGGTCTGGAGCCCAGCATGCTGCCCGTGATCGTGCACCTGGCCGGGGCGCCCTGTGACTCTCTGGCCCTCAGCCCCCTGGACGAGTCCTCCTCGCTCATCTTCTACAACGTCAGCAAGCAGGTGTGTGGTGGCCAGCAGTCCAGAGCCCGAGTCCTGCAGGCAGGCACACCGCTGGGGCTCATGGCCTACCTGTACTCCAG ACACCCCTGA
- the KNDC1 gene encoding kinase non-catalytic C-lobe domain-containing protein 1 isoform X5, whose amino-acid sequence MESPRFREDGEDLDFYFQPLPPLAEDEENVSLADILSLRARGLSEQEAWAVGLECGLSLHKVAHAGLFQTLCITPDTLAFDTSGHVSFMEQLSDDPEGAFVPPEFDDTGNTFEAHVYSLGATLKAALDFMGEPEPEPEPRLSHELEALLDRMQALDPRERPDLQSVIVLCEQKLWPVSSCRLCRSLSAVGRRVLSIESFGAFPDISENTWTGRLAPRTVGTRRRPPDPADAGDPQTPSREDPGQPRALKPLFSAPLRNGQSLSLQRLGSLVLGPQPGCPGRSSLRKVRTLSWLLPEAPEAGPTEASPEGRHGHSSTRPQPEPWQGKSGASVQAALEEKVTPAAQHPPKARSAAQSAGAPEGALDSAEDPGSLTEQAVSLQTLLSTLGRPLKEYELWALSHACLSALWTQRQHPAYLCPDSVLVAKDGAVFFRPPPANGAHNAFFLAPEVAEQKLVTEKASVYCMAAVLWTAARFCVPQGQKLALPHRLKALLLDMARRSPRERPAPAEAVKVCGAYLLQRGMDSRKVLAHLLTATCKVDHQEETISLQTSLSPEDPRVAPAHLPSSGFMPIRGDTRLVPCQEPMPGQGATELPLALNSAATDFRPILLSRDIGVAREDLADSPEEHGDWQDEQSKGQWVRGAAPDLESPQLEAASPGQELELRALAPGLPTSSSPPSMAHTPLEHQQEAQPPIAAPHHTLGPQYPEPTASTHAHRPPPAGPPRVTDPPSPGQEPRGPHPASANAESLGDPPHGEQDGQAPSGPPQQPRPAREPSGVDTPAPRGPAGPSLQEAMSLIQEHFASDGYPDNGLETLIMGEYIFGLRDLTFSTFCGAVSEKFCDLFWGEKLLLSLFSVVNGHRTFEEPPSQPGPGCTLSSTRTPQLGEALSAPPRAQM is encoded by the exons ATGGAGTCCCCCCGCTTCAGGGAGGACGGGGAGGACCTGGACTTCTACTTCCAGCCTCTGCCCCCCCTGGCCGAGGATGAG GAGAATGTGTCCCTGGCCGACATTCTGTCCCTGAGGGCCCGCGGGTTGAGCGAGCAGGAGGCCTGGGCTGTGGGCCTGGAGTGTGGCCTGTCCCTGCACAAGGTGGCCCATGCCGGCCTCTTCCAGACTCTCTGCATCACGCCCGACACCCTGGCCTTTGACACCAGCGGCCATGTCAGCTTCATGGAACAGCTCAGCG ATGACCCTGAGGGCGCCTTTGTCCCCCCAGAGTTCGACGACACTGGGAACACCTTTGAG GCTCACGTCTACTCACTGGGTGCCACACTCAAGGCCGCCCTGGACTTCATGGGGGAGCCGGAGCCAGAGCCGGAGCCCAGGCTGAGCCACGAGCTGGAGGCCCTGCTGGACCGGATGCAGGCACTGGACCCCAGAGAGCGGCCAGACCTGCAG AGCGTTATCGTGCTGTGTGAGCAGAAGCTGTGGCCAGTGTCCTCCTGCCGCCTGTGTCGCAGCCTCTCAGCCGTGGGGAGACGAGTACTGTCCATCGAGTCCTTTGGGGCCTTTCCAG ACATCAGCGAGAACACCTGGACAGGGAGGCTGGCCCCGAGGACTGTGGGGACGAGGAGACGGCCCCCAGACCCCGCTGACGCCGGGGACCCCCAGACTCCCAGCCGTGAAGACCCAGGCCAGCCCAGAGCCCTCAAGCCTCTGTTCTCAGCACCTCTGAGAAACGGCCAGAGCCTGAGCCTGCAGAGGCTGGGCAGCCTGGTCCTGGGCCCACAGCCCGGCTGCCCAGGCCGGAGCAGCCTGAGGAAAGTGCGCACATTGTCCTGGCTCCTGCCTGAAGCACCCGAGGCCGGCCCCACAGAGGCCTCTCCAGAGGGCAGACATGGCCACAGCAGCACCCGGCCTCAGCCTGAGCCCTGGCAGGGCAAGAGCGGGGCCTCTGTCCAGGCGGCCCTGGAGGAGAAAGTCACGCCCGCAGCCCAGCACCCCCCAAAGGCCCGCTCAGCTGCCCAGTCAGCCGGAGCTCCTGAGGGGGCCCTGGACAGTGCCGAGGACCCAGGATCACTCACTGAGCAG GCCGTCTCCCTGCAGACCCTCCTGTCCACGCTGGGCCGGCCTCTGAAGGAGTATGAGCTGTGGGCTCTGTCCCATGCCTGCCTCAGCGCCCTGTGGACACAGCGCCAGCACCCAG CCTACCTGTGTCCAGACTCCGTGCTGGTGGCCAAGGATGGGGCAGTGTTTTTCAGGCCACCACCGGCCAATG GTGCTCACAACGCCTTCTTCCTGGCCCCCGAGGTTGCAGAGCAGAAGCTGGTGACAGAAAAG GCCTCCGTGTACTGCATGGCCGCGGTGCTGTGGACAGCAGCCAGGTTCTGTGTCCCCCAAGGCCAGAAGTTGGCACTACCCCACCGGCTCAAGGCTCTGCTGTTAGACATGGCCAGACGCAGCCCTCGAGAGCGGCCGGCCCCTGCGGAGGCCGTCAAG GTCTGTGGCGCCTACCTCCTGCAGAGAGGCATGGACAGCAGGAAGGTCCTGGCCCACCTGCTCACAGCCACCTGCAAG GTGGACCACCAGGAAGAAACCATCAGCCTGCAGACCTCTCTGTCTCCAGAGGACCCTCGGGTGGCTCCTGCCCACCTACCCAGCTCAG GTTTCATGCCAATCAGAGGGGACACCAGACTGGTCCCCTGCCAGGAACCCATGCCCGGTCAGGGGGCCACGGAGCTGCCCCTGGCTCTCAACTCGGCTGCCACCGACTTCAGGCCCATCCTGCTCTCGAGAGACATCGGCGTGGCCAG GGAGGACCTGGCCGACAGTCCTGAGGAGCACGGTGACTGGCAGGATGAGCAGAGCAAGGGTCAGTGGGTCCGGGGAGCAGCCCCCGACCTGGAGTCGCCCCAGCTGGAAGCAGCAAGCCCTGGCCAGGAGCTGGAGCTGAGAGCATTGGCCCCGGGGCTGCCCACCTCGTCTAGCCCACCCTCGATGGCGCACACACCCCTAGAGCATCAGCAGGAGGCACAGCCCCCCATAGCAGCTCCCCACCACACCCTGGGGCCCCAATACCCGGAGCCCACAGCCAGCACCCATGCCCACAGGCCACCCCCAGCTGGACCACCCCGGGTCACAGACCCCCCAAGCCCAGGTCAGGAGCCCAGGGGGCCCCACCCGGCTAGTGCAAATGCAGAGAGCCTCGGGGACCCACCACACGGGGAGCAGGACGGCCAGGCCCCCAGTGGCCCCCCTCAGCAGCCCAGGCCAGCCAGGGAGCCGTCTGGAGTGGACACCCCAGCCCCCCGTGGCCCAGCTGGCCCCTCGCTGCAGGAGGCCATGAGCCTCATCCAAGAGCACTTCGCCTCTGATGGATACCCGGACAACGGGTTGGAGACCCTCATCATGG GCGAGTACATCTTTGGGCTGAGAGATCTCACCTTCTCCACCTTCTGTGGTGCCGTGTCCGAGAAGTTCTGTGACCTGTTCTGGGGCGAGAAGCTGCTGCTCAGCCTGTTCTCCGTGGTTAATGGGCACAG GACCTTTGAGGAGCCCCCATCCCAGCCCGGGCCAGGCTGCACCCTGTCCAGCACGCGAACCCCACAGCTTGGAGAAG ctCTCAGTGCCCCTCCCAGGGCCCAGATGTGA
- the KNDC1 gene encoding kinase non-catalytic C-lobe domain-containing protein 1 isoform X3, with amino-acid sequence MESPRFREDGEDLDFYFQPLPPLAEDEENVSLADILSLRARGLSEQEAWAVGLECGLSLHKVAHAGLFQTLCITPDTLAFDTSGHVSFMEQLSDDPEGAFVPPEFDDTGNTFEAHVYSLGATLKAALDFMGEPEPEPEPRLSHELEALLDRMQALDPRERPDLQSVIVLCEQKLWPVSSCRLCRSLSAVGRRVLSIESFGAFPDISENTWTGRLAPRTVGTRRRPPDPADAGDPQTPSREDPGQPRALKPLFSAPLRNGQSLSLQRLGSLVLGPQPGCPGRSSLRKVRTLSWLLPEAPEAGPTEASPEGRHGHSSTRPQPEPWQGKSGASVQAALEEKVTPAAQHPPKARSAAQSAGAPEGALDSAEDPGSLTEQAVSLQTLLSTLGRPLKEYELWALSHACLSALWTQRQHPAYLCPDSVLVAKDGAVFFRPPPANGAHNAFFLAPEVAEQKLVTEKASVYCMAAVLWTAARFCVPQGQKLALPHRLKALLLDMARRSPRERPAPAEAVKVCGAYLLQRGMDSRKVLAHLLTATCKVDHQEETISLQTSLSPEDPRVAPAHLPSSGFMPIRGDTRLVPCQEPMPGQGATELPLALNSAATDFRPILLSRDIGVAREDLADSPEEHGDWQDEQSKGQWVRGAAPDLESPQLEAASPGQELELRALAPGLPTSSSPPSMAHTPLEHQQEAQPPIAAPHHTLGPQYPEPTASTHAHRPPPAGPPRVTDPPSPGQEPRGPHPASANAESLGDPPHGEQDGQAPSGPPQQPRPAREPSGVDTPAPRGPAGPSLQEAMSLIQEHFASDGYPDNGLETLIMGEYIFGLRDLTFSTFCGAVSEKFCDLFWGEKLLLSLFSVVNGHRTFEEPPSQPGPGCTLSSTRTPQLGEGTEQLPAACRDQAPCPPSAPAPVDGLSRGNFEVGFRSQRPVSVQDTRPALHGEAHPEGSADAGAQPAPPGEARPAAAWSCGPGWGSAFYEADCFGPDVQKYLQDLGVHGATQGAPTSAHSMGLEQQLLMEKRNFRKTLKFYQKLLQKEKRNKGSEVKSMVTRLKGQLEEMRSRVRFLGLVRRYLQVVYAEQWGLEPSMLPVIVHLAGAPCDSLALSPLDESSSLIFYNVSKQVCGGQQSRARVLQAGTPLGLMAYLYSSDAFLEGYVQQFLYTFRYFCTPQDFLHFLLDRIRSALPRAQQDPASTFTRIYKRSLCVLQAWVEDCGALDFAHSPGLLATLRDFLSSQVLPLDSSAEPLLALLALGTERGAEGSPHGADLEAPTEAENARPLNSL; translated from the exons ATGGAGTCCCCCCGCTTCAGGGAGGACGGGGAGGACCTGGACTTCTACTTCCAGCCTCTGCCCCCCCTGGCCGAGGATGAG GAGAATGTGTCCCTGGCCGACATTCTGTCCCTGAGGGCCCGCGGGTTGAGCGAGCAGGAGGCCTGGGCTGTGGGCCTGGAGTGTGGCCTGTCCCTGCACAAGGTGGCCCATGCCGGCCTCTTCCAGACTCTCTGCATCACGCCCGACACCCTGGCCTTTGACACCAGCGGCCATGTCAGCTTCATGGAACAGCTCAGCG ATGACCCTGAGGGCGCCTTTGTCCCCCCAGAGTTCGACGACACTGGGAACACCTTTGAG GCTCACGTCTACTCACTGGGTGCCACACTCAAGGCCGCCCTGGACTTCATGGGGGAGCCGGAGCCAGAGCCGGAGCCCAGGCTGAGCCACGAGCTGGAGGCCCTGCTGGACCGGATGCAGGCACTGGACCCCAGAGAGCGGCCAGACCTGCAG AGCGTTATCGTGCTGTGTGAGCAGAAGCTGTGGCCAGTGTCCTCCTGCCGCCTGTGTCGCAGCCTCTCAGCCGTGGGGAGACGAGTACTGTCCATCGAGTCCTTTGGGGCCTTTCCAG ACATCAGCGAGAACACCTGGACAGGGAGGCTGGCCCCGAGGACTGTGGGGACGAGGAGACGGCCCCCAGACCCCGCTGACGCCGGGGACCCCCAGACTCCCAGCCGTGAAGACCCAGGCCAGCCCAGAGCCCTCAAGCCTCTGTTCTCAGCACCTCTGAGAAACGGCCAGAGCCTGAGCCTGCAGAGGCTGGGCAGCCTGGTCCTGGGCCCACAGCCCGGCTGCCCAGGCCGGAGCAGCCTGAGGAAAGTGCGCACATTGTCCTGGCTCCTGCCTGAAGCACCCGAGGCCGGCCCCACAGAGGCCTCTCCAGAGGGCAGACATGGCCACAGCAGCACCCGGCCTCAGCCTGAGCCCTGGCAGGGCAAGAGCGGGGCCTCTGTCCAGGCGGCCCTGGAGGAGAAAGTCACGCCCGCAGCCCAGCACCCCCCAAAGGCCCGCTCAGCTGCCCAGTCAGCCGGAGCTCCTGAGGGGGCCCTGGACAGTGCCGAGGACCCAGGATCACTCACTGAGCAG GCCGTCTCCCTGCAGACCCTCCTGTCCACGCTGGGCCGGCCTCTGAAGGAGTATGAGCTGTGGGCTCTGTCCCATGCCTGCCTCAGCGCCCTGTGGACACAGCGCCAGCACCCAG CCTACCTGTGTCCAGACTCCGTGCTGGTGGCCAAGGATGGGGCAGTGTTTTTCAGGCCACCACCGGCCAATG GTGCTCACAACGCCTTCTTCCTGGCCCCCGAGGTTGCAGAGCAGAAGCTGGTGACAGAAAAG GCCTCCGTGTACTGCATGGCCGCGGTGCTGTGGACAGCAGCCAGGTTCTGTGTCCCCCAAGGCCAGAAGTTGGCACTACCCCACCGGCTCAAGGCTCTGCTGTTAGACATGGCCAGACGCAGCCCTCGAGAGCGGCCGGCCCCTGCGGAGGCCGTCAAG GTCTGTGGCGCCTACCTCCTGCAGAGAGGCATGGACAGCAGGAAGGTCCTGGCCCACCTGCTCACAGCCACCTGCAAG GTGGACCACCAGGAAGAAACCATCAGCCTGCAGACCTCTCTGTCTCCAGAGGACCCTCGGGTGGCTCCTGCCCACCTACCCAGCTCAG GTTTCATGCCAATCAGAGGGGACACCAGACTGGTCCCCTGCCAGGAACCCATGCCCGGTCAGGGGGCCACGGAGCTGCCCCTGGCTCTCAACTCGGCTGCCACCGACTTCAGGCCCATCCTGCTCTCGAGAGACATCGGCGTGGCCAG GGAGGACCTGGCCGACAGTCCTGAGGAGCACGGTGACTGGCAGGATGAGCAGAGCAAGGGTCAGTGGGTCCGGGGAGCAGCCCCCGACCTGGAGTCGCCCCAGCTGGAAGCAGCAAGCCCTGGCCAGGAGCTGGAGCTGAGAGCATTGGCCCCGGGGCTGCCCACCTCGTCTAGCCCACCCTCGATGGCGCACACACCCCTAGAGCATCAGCAGGAGGCACAGCCCCCCATAGCAGCTCCCCACCACACCCTGGGGCCCCAATACCCGGAGCCCACAGCCAGCACCCATGCCCACAGGCCACCCCCAGCTGGACCACCCCGGGTCACAGACCCCCCAAGCCCAGGTCAGGAGCCCAGGGGGCCCCACCCGGCTAGTGCAAATGCAGAGAGCCTCGGGGACCCACCACACGGGGAGCAGGACGGCCAGGCCCCCAGTGGCCCCCCTCAGCAGCCCAGGCCAGCCAGGGAGCCGTCTGGAGTGGACACCCCAGCCCCCCGTGGCCCAGCTGGCCCCTCGCTGCAGGAGGCCATGAGCCTCATCCAAGAGCACTTCGCCTCTGATGGATACCCGGACAACGGGTTGGAGACCCTCATCATGG GCGAGTACATCTTTGGGCTGAGAGATCTCACCTTCTCCACCTTCTGTGGTGCCGTGTCCGAGAAGTTCTGTGACCTGTTCTGGGGCGAGAAGCTGCTGCTCAGCCTGTTCTCCGTGGTTAATGGGCACAG GACCTTTGAGGAGCCCCCATCCCAGCCCGGGCCAGGCTGCACCCTGTCCAGCACGCGAACCCCACAGCTTGGAGAAG GGACAGAGCAgctgcctgcagcctgcaggGACCAGGCCCCTTGCCCACCCTCCGCCCCGGCTCCTGTGGATGGGCTCTCGAGGGGCAACTTTGAGGTGGGCTTCCGGTCACAAAGGCCTGTCAGCGTGCAGGACACCAGGCCAGCGCTACATGGGGAGGCCCACCCGGAAGGGTCCGCAGACGCAGGGGCTCAGCCAGCGCCGCCCGGGGAGGCACGTCCAGCTGCAGCGTGGAGCTGCGGTCCAGGCTGGGGCAGTGCCTTCTACGAGGCCGACTGCTTCGGCCCTGACGTGCAGAAGTACCTGCAGGACCTGGGGGTGCATGGGGCCACCCAGGGGGCCCCCACCAGTGCCCACAGCATG GGGCTGGAGCAGCAGCTTCTGATGGAGAAGAGAAACTTCCGGAAGACCCTAAAGTTCTACCAGAAGCTCCTACAGAAGGAGAAGCGGAATAAAG GCTCAGAGGTGAAGAGCATGGTGACCAGGCTGAAGGGGCAGCTGGAGGAGATGAGGTCCAGGGTGCGCTTCCTCGGGCTGGTCAGGAGGTACCTGCAG GTGGTGTACGCTGAGCAGTGGGGTCTGGAGCCCAGCATGCTGCCCGTGATCGTGCACCTGGCCGGGGCGCCCTGTGACTCTCTGGCCCTCAGCCCCCTGGACGAGTCCTCCTCGCTCATCTTCTACAACGTCAGCAAGCAGGTGTGTGGTGGCCAGCAGTCCAGAGCCCGAGTCCTGCAGGCAGGCACACCGCTGGGGCTCATGGCCTACCTGTACTCCAG CGACGCCTTCCTAGAGGGTTACGTGCAGCAATTCCTGTACACCTTTCGGTACTTCTGCACACCCCAGGATTTCCTGCACTTCCTGCTGGACCGGATCCGCAGTGCCCTGCCCAG
- the KNDC1 gene encoding kinase non-catalytic C-lobe domain-containing protein 1 isoform X6 — protein sequence MESPRFREDGEDLDFYFQPLPPLAEDEENVSLADILSLRARGLSEQEAWAVGLECGLSLHKVAHAGLFQTLCITPDTLAFDTSGHVSFMEQLSDDPEGAFVPPEFDDTGNTFEAHVYSLGATLKAALDFMGEPEPEPEPRLSHELEALLDRMQALDPRERPDLQSVIVLCEQKLWPVSSCRLCRSLSAVGRRVLSIESFGAFPDSQP from the exons ATGGAGTCCCCCCGCTTCAGGGAGGACGGGGAGGACCTGGACTTCTACTTCCAGCCTCTGCCCCCCCTGGCCGAGGATGAG GAGAATGTGTCCCTGGCCGACATTCTGTCCCTGAGGGCCCGCGGGTTGAGCGAGCAGGAGGCCTGGGCTGTGGGCCTGGAGTGTGGCCTGTCCCTGCACAAGGTGGCCCATGCCGGCCTCTTCCAGACTCTCTGCATCACGCCCGACACCCTGGCCTTTGACACCAGCGGCCATGTCAGCTTCATGGAACAGCTCAGCG ATGACCCTGAGGGCGCCTTTGTCCCCCCAGAGTTCGACGACACTGGGAACACCTTTGAG GCTCACGTCTACTCACTGGGTGCCACACTCAAGGCCGCCCTGGACTTCATGGGGGAGCCGGAGCCAGAGCCGGAGCCCAGGCTGAGCCACGAGCTGGAGGCCCTGCTGGACCGGATGCAGGCACTGGACCCCAGAGAGCGGCCAGACCTGCAG AGCGTTATCGTGCTGTGTGAGCAGAAGCTGTGGCCAGTGTCCTCCTGCCGCCTGTGTCGCAGCCTCTCAGCCGTGGGGAGACGAGTACTGTCCATCGAGTCCTTTGGGGCCTTTCCAG ACTCCCAGCCGTGA